Genomic segment of Mycolicibacterium sarraceniae:
ATCGCCTCGTCTTTGCGTTGCTCGAGTCGAGCCGCCCAGATGCCCAGGGTCTTTATGTAGTGATTGCGCAGCGACAGCGGCTCGGGCACCACAAAGCCGGCCTTCTCACCGTGCTCCACCAACATCTTCGTGCTGGGGATGCGGCCGCCCGGGAAAATCACTTCGCCCATGAACTTGGCGAAACGGGCCAACTCGAAGGTCAGCTTCTTGCCGCGGGCGATCAGATCATCCGGGTGGTAGCCGCAGCTGCTCTGAATCGTCATCCGGCCGTCATCGGGCATGATGTCGAAAGAGTTCTTGAAGAAGTCGTCGAAGCGCTCGAAGCCGAAATGTTCGATGGCCTCGACCGACACAATCCGGTCGACAGGGCTGTGGAACTCCTCCCAGCCTTCCAGCCGGACATCGAACGTCCGCGAGGTGTCAATCTTGGCCAAGAGCTGCTGGCAGTAGGC
This window contains:
- a CDS encoding cyclopropane mycolic acid synthase family methyltransferase; translation: MPEATETKDMRPHFEEIQAHYDLSDDFFGVFQDLTRKYSCAYFTGPNATLSEAQVANVDQHLERLDLKPGMMLLEVGCGWGLTLQRALEKYDVNVIGLTLSKNQQAYCQQLLAKIDTSRTFDVRLEGWEEFHSPVDRIVSVEAIEHFGFERFDDFFKNSFDIMPDDGRMTIQSSCGYHPDDLIARGKKLTFELARFAKFMGEVIFPGGRIPSTKMLVEHGEKAGFVVPEPLSLRNHYIKTLGIWAARLEQRKDEAIAAAGEESYNNYMRYLTGCQYYYLDEALDVSLVTYLKPGAVA